CCGTTTGCATTTGCTTCGAAGAGCGGATAAATTGAAGCGCTGAGAGCCGGCCACCAGCCTGGAGCCCACTGAGCGGGCGATGCTCGACGGAGCGCGGACCTCCGAGCGGACGGGTTCGGCCCAAGGGGCAAACCATAGGAGGCAGCGCGTGCGCAGCGAGCCCATTCCACTGGACAAGCTACCCGGACTTCCCCAGCTGACCCGAAACTACCTCTGCGACTTCGATCGGGTAGCCGCACTGTTCGACGCCCCGCCCTCGTTGAACCGGTCGTGGTCGGAGTCGGCGGACGGGAACCGCAGGCAGCGTGTGAACCCCGCAGCCCTTGCTGAGATCTTGGAGGACCAAAATCGTTCGCTTGGTGCACCTGCCCGGAGCCTGGCCAACGTGCGCCTTCTGGCACAAGAGGAAACCCTTGCCGTGGTCACAGGTCAGCAGGTAGGCTATCTCGGGGGAGCCGCCTACACCTTGCACAAGGCGTTGACGGCCGTACGGCTCGCCGAGCACATCGCCCGGACCACAGGCAGGCCCTGCGTACCGGTCTTCTACCTGGTCTCGGAGGATCACGACCTGGACGAAATCCGTCACGCGCACATTCTGGGGGAGGCGCACGAGCTCATCCGTCTCTCTCTGGAACTGAGCGCGACCCAGAGGCCCGCTTTTCAGGTCAGCCTGCCCGAAACGTGCGCAGAGCACCTGGAGATCTTGCGAAAACGTCTACCGGAAACGCCCTTCCGGGATGAGCTGCTGGGAGCCCTGTCGGCCACGTACCAGCCGGGCGAGACCCTGCCCAGAGCTTTCGCGCGCTGGATGCTCACCTTGTTGCAGGATGCGGGGTTGGTCATCCTCGACGCGTCCGATGGCCGGCTCAAACGGTTGGCCTCTCGGCTCTTTCTCTGGGAGATCGAGGAGGGTTCTGCCTCCACGAGGGCCCTTATTCAAGTCAACCGGGAGCTTGAAGCTCGCGGGTACCAGCCGCAGATCCAGGTGCGCGGAGGCCGCTTCAACCTTTTCTTCCTCGAGCGCGGAAGGCACGCGGTCCACGAGGAGGGGCCCGAGGTGGCGGTTCCGAGCCTTGGTCGGCGCTGGAGCAAGAGAGAATTTCAGGCGATGATCGAGGAAAACCCGGAATGCTTGAGTCCCAACGTGGTCCTGCGACCGCTGTTCCAAGATCTGCTTCTGCCGACGGTCGCTTACGTGGCAGGACCAGCCGAGATCGCCTACTTCGCCCAGCTGAGCGCAGTCTATCGGAGCTTTGGCCTCCAGATGCCGGTTATCTGGCCCAGGGCTACGTTCACCTTGCTCACGCCACCTGTCCAAAGATATCTGGATCGCCTCGGGCTTGAGCCGGCGCAGGTCGTGGCCGGGAATCGCGTTCACCAGCTCCTCACCACCCGGGACGAGGAACTGGCGGAGATCCACGAGCATGTTGCTCAGCTCGCCCACTGGGTTACCGAGGGCTGGGGTCCCCTGCATCGGGCCATCGTCTCCCTCGACGGCTCTCTGGACGGCTACCTGCGCAAGACTCTGACCCACATGCTCCATTCGCTCCAGGAGGTCGAGGCGAAGGCCGCCCAGGCCAAGCGGAGGAAGGACCAGGACCTCGCTCGCCAGCTCCAGGCCATCGAGAACACCATTCGGCCCCTTGGCAAACTTCAGGAAAGAGTGCTGAGCCCCCTCTCCTTCCTGGTACGGACGGGTCCGGAGCTGCCGCGTCTCCTCCTGGAGCAAATTTCGCTGGATTCTTTCGAGCACCGAATCTGTTATCTTTGAGCGGGCCTCCAACGGCCCGTCGGCGACGGCAACCGATCTGAAGGCGACGGCGCTTTCTCGGGGAGGAAAATGGCGGCAGTGAAGCTCGACGTCTTAGCGTTCGGTGCTCATCCCGACGATGTGGAGCTGAGCTGTGGGGGCACGGTGATCAAGCTCAAACGGCAGGGGTACCGTGTCGGGGTGGTGAGTCTGACGCGCGCGGAGCGCGGCACCCGCGGGGACTGGCAAACGCGCCTCAAAGAGTTCGAGGAGAGCGCCAGGGTCATGGGACTTGACGTGTGGGAGGCCCTGGACATCCCGGATACGCAGATCGAGCTGACCGAGGGGAACCGGCTCAAGGTGGTTCAGGTTCTTAGGCAGTATCAGCCCGAGCTCGTGATTGCCCCCTACTGGAAGGACCGGCACCCTGACCACGCGTACGCAAGCCGTCTGATCCGGGAGGCAGCCTTTTACGCCGGGCTCCTGAGAGTCGACACGGGGCTACCTCCGCACCGCCCGCGGACGATCGTCTACTATCCCCTGTATCTGGATTTTGTCGCCTCTTTTGTAGTGGATGTCACCGACACCTTCGACACCAAACTGGAAGCGATTCGCTGCTACCGGTC
This genomic stretch from candidate division KSB1 bacterium harbors:
- the bshC gene encoding bacillithiol biosynthesis cysteine-adding enzyme BshC — protein: MRSEPIPLDKLPGLPQLTRNYLCDFDRVAALFDAPPSLNRSWSESADGNRRQRVNPAALAEILEDQNRSLGAPARSLANVRLLAQEETLAVVTGQQVGYLGGAAYTLHKALTAVRLAEHIARTTGRPCVPVFYLVSEDHDLDEIRHAHILGEAHELIRLSLELSATQRPAFQVSLPETCAEHLEILRKRLPETPFRDELLGALSATYQPGETLPRAFARWMLTLLQDAGLVILDASDGRLKRLASRLFLWEIEEGSASTRALIQVNRELEARGYQPQIQVRGGRFNLFFLERGRHAVHEEGPEVAVPSLGRRWSKREFQAMIEENPECLSPNVVLRPLFQDLLLPTVAYVAGPAEIAYFAQLSAVYRSFGLQMPVIWPRATFTLLTPPVQRYLDRLGLEPAQVVAGNRVHQLLTTRDEELAEIHEHVAQLAHWVTEGWGPLHRAIVSLDGSLDGYLRKTLTHMLHSLQEVEAKAAQAKRRKDQDLARQLQAIENTIRPLGKLQERVLSPLSFLVRTGPELPRLLLEQISLDSFEHRICYL
- the bshB1 gene encoding bacillithiol biosynthesis deacetylase BshB1, producing the protein MAAVKLDVLAFGAHPDDVELSCGGTVIKLKRQGYRVGVVSLTRAERGTRGDWQTRLKEFEESARVMGLDVWEALDIPDTQIELTEGNRLKVVQVLRQYQPELVIAPYWKDRHPDHAYASRLIREAAFYAGLLRVDTGLPPHRPRTIVYYPLYLDFVASFVVDVTDTFDTKLEAIRCYRSQFEDTALASSPATILSSPDFLDFLVTRAKYWGAKIGVRYGEPFRWHGPVPVADLMRTFGHLTELR